Within the Enterococcus hirae ATCC 9790 genome, the region ATGATGGATAAACCAGTATTTGGTGAAAAAGAAGCAGGGGTCCAGTATTCCCCCCGATATGCTGCCTATATCATCGTGGAAGAAAAGAACAAACTAGCTTTGATTGAAGCTCCAAATGGTGCTTATTTTTTACCTGGTGGAGAGATTGAAGCGATGGAAACAAAAGAAGCAGCTCTTAAGAGAGAACTCCTTGAGGAAATGGGGATCGTCGCAGAAATTGCGACTTATCTAGGGGAAGCGGATGAGTATTTTTATTCCAATTACCGTCAGACCTATTACTATAACCCAGGCTACTTTTACGTGGCAAACGGCTGGCAACAAATGGCAGAACCAACTGAAAAGACGAATACCATTTGGTGGGTCACGCCACAAGAAGCCATTGAAGAATTAAAACGAGGTAGCCACAAGTGGGCGGTTGAAAAATGGTTATTATTGAACAATTAAAACAATTAAATCAAGAAAAAATCCAAAACCAGCGTACAGTCAGTGACGAACTGGTTTTGGATTTTTATTTAGTAGCAAATGTTATTTTTATTATGATAAAACATACGTTTTGATTGCTTCTGCCACACCATGTTCTTCATTTGTTTTAGTGACCACGTTGGCAGCTTCTTTAACTAGCGGAACAGCATTACCCATCGCAACGCCTAAGCCAGCATATTCAATCATCGATAAGTCATTTTCGTTGTCACCAATCGCCATGATCTCATCCTGATCGATTCCAAGATGTTGCGCTAAGTTCGCAACGGCTGCGCCTTTACTTGCTTCTTTGTTTAATACTTCAAAGTAATAAGGCGCACTTTTCACTGTCGTGTATTTTTCACGGAATGTTTGGGGCAAACGAGCAATCGCAGCATCTAAGATATCAGGTTCGTCGATCATCATCATTTTAACCAAATTGATATCTGGTGTCATTTCTTCAGGTGTGCGATATTTCAACGGCATATGAACTAAGCTGGCTTCATGGATCGTATACGCACTGATATCACGATTAGAGGTGTAAATCGTCTGATCATCAATGGAGTGTAGATGACTGCCAACTCGACGAGCCATCACTTCGATTTCTAAATAATCTTCGTGTGTCAAACCATGACGTGCGATGATTTTTCCTGATTTTGTTTGTTGGACAAGTGCGCCATTGTAGGTGATCACGTAGTCATTTTCTTGGAATAAATCGAGTTCATTCAACTGTTCCTGGACACCAGGCAACGGTCTGCCGGTACACAAGACGATAGCTACTCCTTTAGCGACAGCCTGAGCAATCGCTTCTTTGACGTCTGCTGTAATTTCTCTTTTCTCATTTAATAAGGTTCCATCGATGTCGATGGCGACTAACTTGATAGACATAATTTCCTCCAGTGATCGTGTGTTTTAGTTTGTTTGGGTAATCAGTGAACCATTGCGGATATGGCTTGCAAATTCTTGATAGGTTTCGTCAAATAGATCGTAGTGATTTCTTAAAGACGGATCAACCATTTCTTTTGGAAAGAAAAATCGTTCATCTCCTTGTTCTTGTCCAGCAAGAGCAGCCACAAGTTGGCTCACCTCTGATAATTCTACCAAAGTTCCATCATTTCGCAAGATTTCGATTTGTGTTCGATGGCGTCCTTCTTCGGGGCGATAAAAATCATAAGGCAAATCATAACTGGAATTGATGGCAGTATAGTAGACAGGATTGTAGCCAACTTTTTCCACAAGAGCAGTCATTTCCTTGATCAAGGAAGAAGAGCGATCCCCAGAAAAAGTTGCCGATTTTAACGGTTTACGGTATAAGAAACGTTTAGCTAAATCACTTAAGATTGGATCAGAAAATTCCGTCCATTGGGTAAAATAAGTTCCTAAAACGCCATCGTCTAATTTTAAATACTCTTCCAGTGTAAAGTTTTCGTCAAGAAACGGTAAGAGTAGTTGAGAATGGGATTCAAACACATTGGGATCTTCTCGATACAACTCATGCGCCCGATGTAACAAGTGTTCTAAAATTACTTCCATGCCACGAGACACAGGGT harbors:
- a CDS encoding NUDIX hydrolase; translation: MDKPVFGEKEAGVQYSPRYAAYIIVEEKNKLALIEAPNGAYFLPGGEIEAMETKEAALKRELLEEMGIVAEIATYLGEADEYFYSNYRQTYYYNPGYFYVANGWQQMAEPTEKTNTIWWVTPQEAIEELKRGSHKWAVEKWLLLNN
- the yidA gene encoding sugar-phosphatase — translated: MSIKLVAIDIDGTLLNEKREITADVKEAIAQAVAKGVAIVLCTGRPLPGVQEQLNELDLFQENDYVITYNGALVQQTKSGKIIARHGLTHEDYLEIEVMARRVGSHLHSIDDQTIYTSNRDISAYTIHEASLVHMPLKYRTPEEMTPDINLVKMMMIDEPDILDAAIARLPQTFREKYTTVKSAPYYFEVLNKEASKGAAVANLAQHLGIDQDEIMAIGDNENDLSMIEYAGLGVAMGNAVPLVKEAANVVTKTNEEHGVAEAIKTYVLS